One window of Brachybacterium ginsengisoli genomic DNA carries:
- a CDS encoding glycoside hydrolase family 3 protein — MARTLSHTPPPSAPQHGLVPDLVASLPLAGKVGQVNQRLKGWEAVRWVDEAPQVTDVLRAEVDRFGGIGALYGVLRADPWSAVRWGAGIPPERSAEAYAAVQDHVTRYGDGLPVLFVEEAPHGLMALGGTTLPVNLALGAGMDAGLTRELGEAVAAEARERGTHLLLVSGLDVLRDPRWGRAEECFSEDPALAAMLVEATVQGMQGAGAGERIDAQHVAVVAKHLAGQGAGIGGRNGSGAPLGPRELGEIHLRPAFAAARAGVAGFMSAYNDLDGVPCTGSRELLTGTLREAWGWEGIVMSDGGAIDRLTLATGGRLEDAAALALHAGVDLSLWDQSYTRLEQALEEGLVEKAALDSAVGRVLALKERLGLLGAADGEDPGATPPEPEPWPSTRARATAVLAERAAAQSVVVLEDGGLLPLTVATVAAVGPNADDLDAQLGDYTPPRPPQEPGAWTVRAALAERLGEEAVPHARGSDLRTPLGPEALAAVTAAAQRAEVTVVVLGGTSRRSYEDEFADNGAADGPASDTTNGEGVDLAAVALPAAQLDVVRAARDAGRPVIAVVVDGRPRVLAELDELADAVLLVPFPGPSGGRAVVEALFGAGVHGLLPATLPAADRVQPVSHDQRLETARGYIDQREVRGALLGAGLPARVRATVLEAEVDVRVADLEDGTSATVTVRVENDGTGTVSVPVVLYGRRHEPGLLPRARTVLAARRAEVPPGGAEVELMLGLDALGSWASGAPRAVPARIQVWAEPVLDPPEGAASVRVTV; from the coding sequence ATGGCGAGAACGCTTTCCCACACTCCTCCCCCGTCGGCCCCGCAGCACGGCCTCGTGCCCGATCTGGTGGCCTCCCTCCCGCTCGCCGGGAAGGTGGGCCAGGTCAACCAGCGTCTGAAGGGCTGGGAGGCGGTGCGCTGGGTGGACGAGGCGCCGCAGGTCACCGACGTGCTGCGCGCGGAGGTGGACCGCTTCGGCGGGATCGGCGCGCTGTACGGGGTGCTGCGCGCGGATCCGTGGTCCGCGGTGCGCTGGGGCGCCGGCATCCCGCCCGAGCGCAGCGCCGAGGCGTACGCGGCGGTGCAGGACCACGTGACCCGGTACGGCGACGGCCTGCCGGTGCTGTTCGTCGAGGAGGCGCCGCACGGGCTGATGGCCCTCGGCGGCACCACGCTGCCGGTGAACCTCGCCCTCGGCGCCGGGATGGACGCGGGCCTCACCCGCGAGCTCGGCGAGGCGGTCGCCGCGGAGGCCCGGGAGCGCGGCACCCATCTGCTGCTGGTCTCCGGCCTGGACGTGCTGCGCGATCCGCGCTGGGGCCGGGCCGAGGAGTGCTTCAGCGAGGATCCGGCGCTCGCGGCGATGCTGGTCGAGGCGACCGTGCAGGGCATGCAGGGCGCGGGCGCCGGGGAGCGGATCGATGCACAGCATGTGGCCGTGGTGGCCAAGCACCTCGCCGGCCAGGGCGCCGGGATCGGCGGGCGCAACGGCTCCGGCGCTCCGCTCGGGCCGCGCGAGCTCGGCGAGATCCATCTGCGGCCCGCGTTCGCGGCGGCGCGCGCCGGGGTCGCCGGGTTCATGTCCGCCTACAACGACCTCGACGGGGTGCCCTGCACCGGCAGCCGCGAGCTGCTCACCGGCACCCTGCGGGAGGCGTGGGGCTGGGAGGGGATCGTGATGTCCGACGGCGGGGCGATCGACCGCCTCACCCTCGCCACCGGCGGCCGGCTCGAGGACGCCGCGGCGCTCGCCCTGCACGCCGGCGTGGACCTCAGCCTGTGGGACCAGTCCTACACCCGCCTCGAGCAGGCGCTCGAGGAGGGGCTGGTCGAGAAGGCGGCGCTCGATTCCGCGGTGGGCCGGGTGCTCGCGCTCAAGGAACGCCTCGGTCTGCTCGGAGCGGCCGACGGGGAGGACCCGGGCGCCACCCCGCCGGAGCCCGAGCCCTGGCCCTCGACCCGCGCCCGGGCGACGGCGGTGCTCGCCGAGCGCGCCGCCGCGCAGTCCGTGGTCGTGCTGGAGGACGGCGGGCTGCTGCCCCTGACCGTCGCCACGGTGGCGGCCGTCGGCCCGAACGCCGACGACCTCGACGCGCAGCTGGGCGACTACACCCCGCCGCGCCCGCCGCAGGAGCCGGGCGCCTGGACGGTACGCGCGGCGCTGGCCGAGCGTCTCGGCGAGGAGGCCGTGCCGCATGCGCGTGGCAGCGATCTGCGCACCCCGCTGGGCCCGGAGGCGCTCGCGGCGGTGACGGCGGCGGCGCAGCGGGCGGAGGTGACCGTGGTGGTGCTGGGCGGCACCAGCCGGCGCTCCTACGAGGACGAGTTCGCGGACAACGGCGCGGCCGACGGTCCCGCCTCGGACACCACCAACGGCGAGGGCGTGGACCTCGCCGCCGTGGCCCTGCCCGCGGCGCAGCTGGACGTGGTGCGGGCGGCGCGCGACGCCGGCCGACCGGTGATCGCGGTGGTCGTCGACGGCCGTCCCCGCGTGCTCGCCGAGCTGGACGAGCTCGCGGACGCCGTGCTGCTGGTGCCCTTCCCCGGCCCGTCCGGCGGTCGTGCCGTCGTCGAGGCGCTGTTCGGCGCGGGCGTGCACGGGCTGCTGCCCGCCACGCTCCCGGCGGCCGACAGGGTCCAGCCCGTCTCCCATGACCAGCGGCTCGAGACGGCGCGCGGCTACATCGACCAGCGCGAGGTGCGCGGGGCGCTGCTCGGCGCGGGGCTGCCTGCCCGGGTGCGGGCCACGGTGCTCGAGGCAGAGGTCGACGTGCGGGTGGCGGACCTCGAGGACGGGACGTCGGCGACGGTCACCGTGCGCGTCGAGAACGACGGGACGGGCACGGTGTCGGTGCCGGTGGTGCTGTACGGGCGGCGGCACGAGCCGGGTCTCCTGCCGCGGGCCCGCACGGTGCTCGCGGCGCGACGGGCCGAGGTGCCGCCGGGCGGCGCCGAGGTGGAGCTCATGCTCGGCCTGGACGCGCTGGGCTCCTGGGCGAGTGGGGCGCCGCGTGCGGTGCCGGCCCGGATCCAGGTGTGGGCAGAGCCTGTGCTCGATCCGCCGGAGGGGGCGGCGAGCGTGCGCGTGACCGTGTGA
- a CDS encoding FGGY family carbohydrate kinase has protein sequence MPGLLALDLGTSSAKAALIDRAGRTLATASAGYSTSRTPDGGAEQDPADWVRAARDAVTAVLPADEEIAALCLTGQMQDLVLEGEPGAVRPAVLYTDLRAGAEAAAIREALARDGEDWDAIAGSLQDASSCAAMFRRLVAREPEAARRTRGLVFGPAGHLAHLLGAGLHCDLTTASATGLLDARTRDWSPSVARAAGITPELLPHLTREAGEVVGRTGEDARDLVGLPAGVPIVLAPGDAGAAAAGITGLAPGQAHASLGTSGWIAQVRPALPGSAPVGASHRLALGGGAELHISAVLAAGAAAAWARRTYLAGADEEAADALLEDREREHGRGPTGLLVLPSLGGERFPVRDDALRGAVLGLDAATGPIDLYAATLEGIALALSHALDPAETGQVLPVVGGGAASAPWRRILADVTGRPVQHTDGTDATLLGAALTGAEALGLEHGIAPLAAQGGEATAPDPAAATAHAGRRPAHRRLYELVSSALR, from the coding sequence ATGCCCGGCCTCCTCGCTCTCGACCTCGGCACCTCCTCCGCGAAGGCGGCGCTGATCGACCGGGCCGGTCGCACCCTCGCCACCGCGAGCGCCGGGTACTCCACCTCCCGCACCCCGGACGGAGGTGCCGAGCAGGACCCGGCCGACTGGGTCCGCGCCGCTCGCGATGCGGTCACCGCCGTGCTGCCGGCCGACGAGGAGATCGCCGCGCTCTGCCTCACCGGCCAGATGCAGGACCTGGTGCTCGAGGGCGAGCCCGGCGCGGTGCGCCCCGCCGTGCTCTACACCGACCTCCGCGCCGGGGCCGAGGCCGCCGCGATCCGCGAGGCGCTCGCCCGGGACGGCGAGGACTGGGACGCGATCGCCGGGAGCCTGCAGGACGCCAGCAGCTGCGCCGCGATGTTCCGCCGTCTCGTCGCCCGCGAGCCGGAGGCCGCCCGGCGCACCCGAGGGCTCGTGTTCGGGCCCGCTGGGCACCTCGCCCACCTGCTCGGCGCCGGGCTGCACTGCGACCTCACCACCGCGTCGGCCACCGGTCTGCTCGATGCCCGCACCCGCGACTGGTCGCCGTCGGTGGCCCGCGCCGCCGGGATCACCCCGGAGCTCCTGCCGCACCTGACCCGCGAAGCAGGCGAGGTCGTGGGCCGCACCGGCGAGGACGCGCGTGACCTGGTGGGACTGCCCGCCGGAGTGCCGATCGTGCTCGCGCCCGGGGATGCCGGCGCCGCCGCCGCGGGCATCACCGGCCTCGCCCCCGGGCAGGCCCACGCCTCCCTCGGCACCAGCGGCTGGATCGCGCAGGTGCGCCCTGCCCTCCCCGGGTCCGCCCCCGTCGGGGCCTCGCACCGCCTCGCCCTCGGCGGCGGCGCCGAGCTGCACATCTCCGCGGTCCTCGCCGCCGGTGCAGCGGCCGCCTGGGCCCGCCGCACCTACCTCGCGGGCGCCGACGAGGAGGCCGCCGATGCGCTCCTCGAGGACCGCGAGCGGGAGCACGGCCGCGGGCCGACGGGACTGCTCGTCCTGCCCTCGCTCGGCGGGGAGCGGTTCCCCGTGCGGGACGACGCCCTGCGCGGCGCGGTGCTGGGACTCGACGCCGCCACCGGCCCGATCGACCTCTATGCCGCGACGCTCGAGGGCATCGCCCTCGCCCTCTCCCACGCGCTCGATCCCGCCGAGACCGGCCAGGTGCTGCCGGTGGTCGGCGGGGGAGCGGCCTCCGCACCCTGGCGACGGATCCTCGCCGACGTCACCGGCCGCCCGGTGCAGCACACCGACGGCACCGACGCGACCCTGCTCGGCGCCGCGCTCACCGGCGCCGAGGCTCTTGGGCTCGAGCACGGGATCGCCCCGCTCGCCGCACAGGGAGGCGAGGCCACCGCACCGGACCCCGCGGCCGCGACGGCCCACGCCGGCCGACGCCCGGCGCACCGCCGGCTCTACGAATTGGTCAGCTCCGCGCTGCGGTGA
- a CDS encoding D-2-hydroxyacid dehydrogenase has protein sequence MSGGEEVIGLLGGARSDLAAVQKAAGDSTVIALEEHSDRSSVTALLGASPAEDLTRYPAMRWVHSTAAGVDGWLRPGVLPEHVILTSAAGNGAIPLAEHALMLMLMLSRDAPRWARAQERHDWERRTHGELAGARLGILGYGNSGEDLARKALACHMEVTALRRRGSAAHDGEVRIVHGDDGLRELLRTSDMLVVTAPLTVETAGMIGAEQIALLPPGACIVVISRGGIVDESALVDALRSGHLGGAGIDAHAVEPLPPDSPLWEAPNAIVTPHNAATTAGTAARGRAIMLENVDRRVRGEQLHNVVDRAAGY, from the coding sequence GTGAGCGGCGGGGAAGAGGTGATCGGGCTCCTGGGCGGCGCCCGCTCGGACCTCGCCGCCGTCCAGAAGGCCGCCGGGGACAGCACCGTGATCGCCCTCGAGGAGCACAGCGACCGCTCGTCCGTCACCGCGCTCCTCGGCGCCTCGCCCGCGGAGGACCTCACCCGCTACCCGGCCATGCGCTGGGTGCACAGCACCGCCGCCGGGGTCGACGGCTGGCTGCGGCCCGGCGTGCTGCCCGAGCACGTCATCCTGACCTCCGCCGCCGGCAACGGGGCGATCCCGCTCGCCGAGCACGCCCTGATGCTGATGCTGATGCTCAGCCGGGACGCCCCGCGCTGGGCCCGCGCGCAGGAGCGCCACGACTGGGAGCGGCGCACCCACGGCGAGCTCGCCGGCGCCCGGCTCGGGATCCTCGGCTACGGCAACAGCGGCGAGGACCTCGCCCGCAAGGCGCTGGCCTGCCACATGGAGGTCACCGCTCTGCGGCGGCGGGGCAGCGCCGCGCACGACGGCGAGGTCAGGATCGTCCACGGCGACGACGGGCTCCGCGAGCTGCTGCGCACCAGCGACATGCTGGTCGTCACCGCCCCGCTCACCGTCGAGACCGCGGGCATGATCGGCGCCGAGCAGATCGCGCTCCTGCCCCCGGGGGCCTGCATCGTGGTGATCTCCCGGGGCGGGATCGTGGACGAGTCCGCCCTGGTGGACGCCCTGCGCTCCGGGCACCTCGGCGGCGCCGGGATCGACGCGCACGCGGTGGAGCCCCTGCCCCCCGACAGTCCGCTGTGGGAGGCGCCGAACGCGATCGTCACCCCGCACAACGCCGCGACCACCGCGGGGACGGCCGCCAGGGGCCGAGCGATCATGCTCGAGAACGTGGACCGACGGGTCCGCGGCGAGCAGCTGCACAACGTGGTGGACCGCGCGGCGGGGTACTGA
- a CDS encoding carbohydrate ABC transporter permease gives MSTSTLDPARAVAAPGRAPSIRRTRARGAILRHAALVLFGLFMLYPLIWMAVSAFKPSHLVLTDPGIIPTEVTLENFVNGWVVGGFPFWAFFGNSVVIAASAILGNLLSCSLTAFALARLEFRARNIYFAIVLVTVMLPMHAVVIPQYIVFSNLGLVNTFVPLILPKFLATDAFFIFLMVQFIRGIPRQLDEAAAIDGAGPFRVFRSIILPLMKPALITTAIFTFIWTWNDFFGQLIYLTDSSVFTVPIALNALVDSESNQGTGTLMAMSVLSLIPLLLFFAFAQKHLIRGIATTGLK, from the coding sequence ATGTCGACCTCCACCCTCGACCCGGCCCGTGCCGTCGCCGCACCCGGCCGCGCCCCCTCGATCCGGCGCACCAGGGCACGCGGCGCGATCCTGCGCCACGCCGCCCTGGTCCTGTTCGGGCTGTTCATGCTCTACCCGCTGATCTGGATGGCGGTCAGCGCGTTCAAGCCCTCCCACCTGGTGCTCACCGATCCCGGGATCATCCCCACCGAGGTCACCCTGGAGAACTTCGTCAACGGCTGGGTGGTGGGCGGGTTCCCCTTCTGGGCGTTCTTCGGCAACTCGGTGGTGATCGCCGCCAGCGCGATCCTCGGCAACCTGCTGTCCTGCTCGCTGACCGCCTTCGCCCTGGCACGTCTCGAGTTCCGGGCCCGGAACATCTACTTCGCGATCGTGCTGGTCACGGTGATGCTGCCGATGCACGCCGTGGTGATCCCGCAGTACATCGTGTTCTCGAACCTGGGCCTGGTGAACACCTTCGTGCCGCTGATCCTGCCGAAGTTCCTCGCCACCGACGCGTTCTTCATCTTCCTCATGGTGCAGTTCATCCGCGGGATCCCTCGCCAGCTCGACGAGGCCGCGGCGATCGACGGCGCCGGTCCGTTCCGGGTGTTCCGCAGCATCATCCTGCCGCTCATGAAGCCGGCGCTCATCACCACCGCGATCTTCACCTTCATCTGGACCTGGAACGACTTCTTCGGCCAGCTGATCTACCTCACCGACTCCTCGGTGTTCACGGTGCCGATCGCGCTCAACGCACTGGTCGACTCCGAGTCGAACCAGGGCACCGGCACGCTCATGGCCATGTCGGTGCTCTCCCTCATTCCGCTGCTGCTGTTCTTCGCCTTCGCACAGAAGCACCTCATCCGAGGCATCGCCACGACGGGGCTGAAGTGA
- a CDS encoding carbohydrate ABC transporter permease, which translates to MTTTLGAEERPAEPAAVGPSPPRRRARRSQELAAHAFMSPWLIGLVLVTAAPMLASLYLSFTDYNIMSSPTFVGLDNFERMLGDQRFWSSTRVTSLYVLVSVPLQLAFALLLALILDRGLRGLSIYRSAYYLPSLLGTSVAVAVLWKQIFGQNGLVNQALELIGVQGTNWLQNPDSALWTLIILNVWTFGSPMVIFLAGLRQIPEELYEAARVDGASQLRMFRHITIPLLTPIVFFNLILQTIGSFQAFTQAHVISGGTGGPIDSTLFYTLYIYQQAFVNFDMGYASALAWVLLLAIAVITALHFTLSKYWVFYGD; encoded by the coding sequence ATGACCACGACCCTCGGCGCCGAGGAGCGCCCGGCGGAGCCCGCCGCCGTCGGCCCCTCCCCACCGCGCCGGCGCGCCCGCCGCTCCCAGGAGCTGGCGGCGCACGCCTTCATGTCGCCCTGGCTGATCGGCCTGGTGCTGGTCACCGCCGCCCCGATGCTGGCCTCGCTCTACCTCTCCTTCACCGACTACAACATCATGTCCAGCCCCACCTTCGTGGGCCTGGACAACTTCGAACGGATGCTGGGGGACCAGCGGTTCTGGTCCTCGACCCGCGTGACCTCGCTGTACGTGCTGGTCTCGGTGCCGCTGCAGCTCGCCTTCGCCCTGCTGCTCGCCCTGATCCTGGACCGCGGGCTGCGCGGGCTGTCGATCTACCGCAGCGCCTACTACCTGCCCTCGCTGCTGGGCACCTCGGTGGCCGTGGCCGTGCTGTGGAAGCAGATCTTCGGCCAGAACGGCCTGGTCAACCAGGCGCTCGAGCTGATCGGCGTGCAGGGCACGAACTGGCTGCAGAACCCGGACAGCGCGCTGTGGACGCTGATCATCCTCAACGTGTGGACCTTCGGCTCGCCGATGGTCATCTTCCTGGCGGGCCTGCGGCAGATCCCCGAGGAGCTCTACGAGGCGGCCCGCGTGGACGGCGCCTCGCAGCTGCGCATGTTCCGCCACATCACGATCCCGTTGCTCACCCCGATCGTGTTCTTCAACCTGATCCTGCAGACCATCGGCTCGTTCCAGGCCTTCACGCAGGCCCACGTGATCAGCGGCGGCACCGGCGGCCCCATCGACTCCACGCTCTTCTACACGCTGTACATCTACCAGCAGGCGTTCGTGAACTTCGACATGGGGTACGCCTCCGCCCTCGCCTGGGTGCTGCTGCTGGCCATCGCCGTGATCACCGCCCTCCACTTCACCCTGTCCAAGTACTGGGTCTTCTACGGAGACTGA
- a CDS encoding ABC transporter substrate-binding protein — translation MRHLSRRGLIQGAGAAVGVGALAACGGVAGGGSGGADGGLRYAFWGNNVRQTNYQKAFDLMAEQNEELALKVEFAEYSAFQERMTTQMAAGNVADIFWVPSPQVMTYYSNGLYRPLEGVESLDLSDYSDGDIQDFLLDGEHNTMPFGIFVPVVRYNATFVEEDGLDWPESWDWDGFAEFAKEYATQNEDRWAVAYAADADLCFEGWLRQHGEELWNEEGRIGYTQEGLESWIAWWEDLRQAGATPSIGEQDGVGASWEDVGDRCLAWFSNSNHIVDDSTMFPDYDFALSHLPVDPSAPDGHQFLYFPRQAIYAKASDANAELAGEVFNFTTGDVEMLKTVGLTMGAPVNPRVAEEYTEFASPVETAMLEVVAEDREADRTARFEAPPGSSTWRDVMTRALENVTNGNATIPEASQAMIEEISTGIERASGGKG, via the coding sequence ATGCGTCACCTGAGCCGACGAGGTCTCATCCAGGGTGCAGGAGCAGCGGTCGGGGTCGGCGCTCTCGCCGCCTGCGGCGGAGTGGCCGGCGGTGGTTCCGGCGGAGCCGACGGCGGCCTGCGCTACGCCTTCTGGGGCAACAACGTGCGCCAGACGAACTACCAGAAGGCCTTCGACCTGATGGCGGAGCAGAACGAGGAGCTCGCCCTCAAGGTCGAGTTCGCCGAGTACTCCGCGTTCCAGGAGCGCATGACCACCCAGATGGCGGCCGGGAACGTCGCCGACATCTTCTGGGTCCCCTCGCCGCAGGTCATGACCTACTACTCCAACGGGCTCTATCGTCCGCTCGAGGGCGTCGAGAGCCTGGACCTCTCGGACTACTCCGACGGCGACATCCAGGACTTCCTGCTGGACGGCGAGCACAACACGATGCCCTTCGGCATCTTCGTGCCGGTGGTGCGCTACAACGCCACCTTCGTGGAGGAGGACGGCCTGGACTGGCCCGAGAGCTGGGACTGGGACGGCTTCGCCGAGTTCGCCAAGGAGTACGCCACCCAGAACGAGGACCGCTGGGCCGTCGCCTACGCCGCCGACGCGGACCTCTGCTTCGAGGGCTGGCTGCGCCAGCACGGCGAGGAGCTGTGGAACGAGGAGGGGCGCATCGGCTACACCCAGGAGGGCCTGGAGAGCTGGATCGCCTGGTGGGAGGACCTCCGCCAGGCCGGAGCGACTCCGAGCATCGGCGAGCAGGACGGCGTGGGCGCGAGCTGGGAGGACGTGGGCGACCGCTGCCTGGCCTGGTTCAGCAACTCCAACCACATCGTCGATGACTCCACGATGTTCCCGGACTACGACTTCGCCCTCTCGCACCTGCCGGTCGACCCGTCGGCCCCCGACGGCCACCAGTTCCTCTACTTCCCCCGCCAGGCGATCTACGCGAAGGCGAGCGATGCGAACGCCGAGCTCGCCGGCGAGGTCTTCAACTTCACCACCGGTGACGTCGAGATGCTCAAGACCGTGGGCCTGACCATGGGCGCCCCGGTCAACCCGCGCGTCGCCGAGGAGTACACCGAGTTCGCCTCCCCGGTCGAGACGGCGATGCTCGAGGTGGTCGCCGAGGACCGCGAGGCCGACCGCACCGCCCGCTTCGAGGCGCCCCCGGGCTCCAGCACCTGGCGCGACGTCATGACCCGCGCCCTGGAGAACGTCACCAACGGCAACGCGACGATCCCCGAGGCCTCCCAGGCCATGATCGAGGAGATCTCCACGGGCATCGAGCGCGCCTCCGGAGGGAAGGGATGA
- a CDS encoding alpha-amylase family protein, whose product MTAAPDAPWWHAPFRTLQTNLRETDAGLDVEAVLDAIEAHGADTWLLSVGGILANHPSRLASQTVNPHLAQRPSGDLVGDATAAAQARGIRVLARMDFSKIDAARAERHPEWCFVSPEGEPQIYNGYRSVCPSGEYYQREMFDIVAEVLETYPIAGFFFNWMSFNEVDYSRRYRGVCHCEACRRGFAAAAPGTPLPAGPDDPGYARWTQHSDEVLTDLHHRMQAHVRRLAPQAALIQGDRADITFHEANNAVGRELWHQATADAVDAARSEDPSRPVFVNAVAFVDMPYRWAGEDPRHLEQYAVQSIAHGAQPSTYLMGTPQDSPFPGLTASARISRFHRDHHEEYTGLVPTARTALVRPTGGARARAEFEGWHAALSEAHIPASVLRPPALAALSRDRFDLVILPHLGELSGEALAAVRAFAEAGGTVITTGSTAWADGVHQLDPDGALLRQSAVFETEESLRSLHVDLAASLAPVPAGPVHVPALGEFRALALSSPIADGADGQGGWPVLGRALYGPPEKCYGNEVTGHPGRVSWSFDGGGAIAVIPWLPGLVLREVGASAVGSALAALVAEIGGAHLGWATDLPGHVRIVPGHGAGGPLIHLLNRSGERPQRFVDPAPTAPSALEIPCPDKPGRVRALVAQQDPDWSWAEGVLHVQVPAIEVFEVLSVRP is encoded by the coding sequence ATGACGGCCGCGCCGGACGCCCCCTGGTGGCATGCTCCCTTCCGCACCCTCCAGACCAACCTGCGCGAGACCGACGCCGGCCTCGACGTCGAGGCGGTGCTGGACGCGATCGAGGCCCACGGCGCCGACACCTGGCTGCTCAGCGTGGGCGGCATCCTCGCCAACCACCCCAGCCGCCTCGCCTCCCAGACGGTGAATCCCCACCTCGCCCAGCGCCCCTCCGGGGACCTCGTCGGCGATGCCACCGCCGCCGCGCAGGCCCGCGGCATCCGGGTGCTGGCCCGCATGGACTTCTCCAAGATCGACGCCGCCCGGGCGGAGCGTCACCCCGAGTGGTGCTTCGTCTCGCCCGAGGGGGAGCCGCAGATCTACAACGGGTACCGCAGCGTGTGCCCCAGCGGTGAGTACTACCAGCGGGAGATGTTCGACATCGTCGCCGAGGTGCTGGAGACGTACCCGATCGCCGGCTTCTTCTTCAACTGGATGTCCTTCAACGAGGTCGACTACAGCCGCCGCTACCGCGGGGTCTGCCACTGCGAGGCGTGCCGACGCGGCTTCGCGGCCGCCGCCCCGGGCACGCCGCTGCCCGCCGGCCCCGACGATCCGGGCTACGCCCGCTGGACGCAGCACTCCGACGAGGTCCTCACCGACCTCCATCACCGCATGCAGGCCCACGTGCGGCGCCTCGCCCCGCAGGCCGCCCTCATCCAGGGCGACCGCGCGGACATCACCTTCCACGAGGCCAACAACGCCGTCGGCCGCGAGCTGTGGCACCAGGCCACCGCCGACGCCGTGGACGCCGCCCGCTCCGAGGACCCGTCCCGGCCCGTGTTCGTCAACGCCGTCGCCTTCGTGGACATGCCCTACCGCTGGGCCGGCGAGGACCCCCGCCACCTCGAGCAGTACGCCGTCCAGTCCATCGCCCACGGCGCCCAGCCCTCCACCTACCTCATGGGCACCCCGCAGGACAGCCCGTTCCCGGGCCTGACCGCGAGCGCCCGCATCAGCCGCTTCCACCGTGACCACCATGAGGAGTACACCGGGCTCGTCCCGACCGCCCGCACCGCCCTGGTGCGGCCGACGGGCGGAGCCCGCGCCCGCGCCGAGTTCGAGGGCTGGCACGCCGCGCTCTCCGAGGCGCACATCCCGGCCTCCGTGCTGCGGCCCCCGGCCCTCGCCGCCCTCAGCCGCGACCGCTTCGACCTCGTGATCCTGCCCCACCTCGGCGAGCTGTCGGGAGAGGCGCTCGCCGCCGTGCGCGCCTTCGCGGAGGCGGGCGGCACCGTGATCACCACCGGCAGCACAGCCTGGGCCGACGGCGTCCACCAGCTCGACCCCGACGGCGCGCTCCTGCGCCAGAGCGCAGTGTTCGAGACCGAGGAGTCCCTGCGCTCCCTGCACGTGGACCTCGCAGCCTCCCTCGCCCCGGTTCCTGCCGGTCCGGTGCACGTCCCGGCCCTCGGGGAGTTCCGGGCCCTGGCCCTCTCCAGCCCGATAGCCGACGGTGCCGACGGACAGGGCGGCTGGCCGGTGCTGGGCCGCGCCCTCTACGGCCCGCCGGAGAAGTGCTACGGCAACGAGGTCACCGGCCATCCCGGCCGGGTGAGCTGGAGCTTCGACGGCGGCGGCGCGATCGCCGTGATCCCCTGGCTGCCCGGCCTCGTGCTGCGCGAGGTCGGCGCCTCCGCGGTGGGCAGCGCGCTCGCCGCCCTGGTCGCGGAGATCGGCGGCGCGCACCTGGGCTGGGCCACCGATCTGCCGGGGCATGTCCGCATCGTGCCCGGCCACGGGGCCGGCGGCCCGCTGATCCACCTCCTGAACCGCAGCGGCGAACGGCCGCAGCGATTCGTGGATCCCGCCCCGACGGCCCCATCGGCGCTCGAGATCCCCTGCCCGGACAAGCCGGGCCGTGTGCGCGCCCTGGTCGCCCAGCAGGATCCGGACTGGTCCTGGGCGGAGGGCGTGCTGCACGTGCAGGTCCCCGCGATCGAGGTCTTCGAGGTCCTCTCCGTCCGTCCGTGA
- a CDS encoding NAD(P)-dependent oxidoreductase, which produces MRIAVIGLGVMGAPMARNLLDAGHELRIHRENARSQALVEAGATLAPTPAAATEGAEVVLLMLPDTPDVEAVLHGEDGVLGALAEDALVLDMSSISPVATEQIAQDVAAAGGQFVDAPVSGGEVGAQEGILTVFVGGEQEAVARAMPLLEILGGRITHLGPAGAGQAAKVVNQVIVGLTIEAVAEGLALAEASGLDPEQVRAALDGGFATSRILELHGRRMAERAFDPGFRLRLHRKDLRLAQDSAAHRGLALPALETVAAQMDEAIARQLQELDHSALFRLLTEEAR; this is translated from the coding sequence ATGAGGATCGCCGTCATCGGCCTGGGCGTCATGGGCGCCCCCATGGCCCGGAACCTGCTGGACGCCGGCCACGAGCTGCGCATCCACCGCGAGAACGCCCGCTCGCAGGCCCTCGTCGAGGCGGGGGCGACCCTCGCCCCCACCCCGGCCGCCGCGACCGAGGGCGCCGAGGTCGTCCTGCTCATGCTCCCCGACACCCCCGACGTCGAGGCCGTGCTCCACGGCGAGGACGGCGTGCTCGGCGCGCTCGCCGAGGACGCGCTCGTGCTCGACATGAGCTCGATCTCCCCGGTCGCGACCGAGCAGATCGCCCAGGATGTCGCCGCCGCGGGCGGCCAGTTCGTCGACGCCCCCGTCTCCGGCGGGGAGGTGGGCGCCCAGGAGGGGATCCTGACCGTCTTCGTCGGCGGCGAACAGGAGGCCGTCGCCCGTGCGATGCCGCTGCTGGAGATCCTGGGCGGCCGCATCACCCACCTCGGACCCGCCGGTGCCGGCCAGGCCGCCAAGGTGGTCAACCAGGTCATCGTGGGCCTCACCATCGAGGCGGTCGCCGAGGGGCTCGCCCTCGCCGAAGCCTCGGGCCTGGACCCCGAGCAGGTGCGCGCCGCCCTCGACGGCGGCTTCGCCACCTCCCGCATCCTCGAGCTCCACGGCCGGCGCATGGCGGAGCGAGCCTTCGACCCCGGCTTCCGCCTCCGCCTGCACCGCAAGGACCTGCGCCTCGCCCAGGACTCCGCCGCGCACCGCGGCCTCGCCCTGCCCGCCCTCGAGACGGTCGCGGCCCAGATGGACGAGGCGATCGCCCGCCAGCTCCAGGAGCTCGACCACTCGGCCCTGTTCCGGCTCCTCACCGAGGAGGCCCGATGA